DNA from Aphelocoma coerulescens isolate FSJ_1873_10779 chromosome 4A, UR_Acoe_1.0, whole genome shotgun sequence:
CTGCCGAGTTCCCCTGCTGTGGTGagtcttgctgcaagcagaaaagcaaagtagccGGTGGGCAACGCGTGCACATCCCGGTGCCAGTGCTCCTCCATCCAACGGGATGAGGCCAAGCTGTCTGGCTCATCCCAAGGGATAACATCATCCCTCTTCCCATAGCCAACTGCTTCTGCTTCAGAGATGCAGCCAAGATGCCACATCCCCCAATGTCTCTATCACCTTAATTTCTTTGTGCTGTATGTAGACTTTAAATACTATGCGAGTCCAATCCTTGTATTGCTTTCTTTGGCATCCACTAAAAAACCTGCCAATTAATTACAAGTGTTCTCCCAGGGTCAGAGttctcagcagtgctgtttCACACCTGGATTTGCTTGTTCTGATGTTCTACCCCCTGAATTCCTGTTTAACATTTGCTGCCTCTTGCACCTCATGCGTGACTGACATCAGGAGTGACTAAGGGAACAGATCAATTATTGTGATTAAAATTGATCCTCATCACTCTTGGTGTCACAGTTCACAAGCCAGCGCTCATGAGCTCATTTGGCTTGGGTTTGTAACCATTGCATATGGTGAGAATCTCATTGAGCAGAGTAAAATCATTGCTTCATCAAAATTAAAGGATTGATCGTCACAAGAATAAAAATCAAGCTGTGTTTGTGGCCTTTATACCTAATGGTAAAGTAATGTTTGGGTTTGGATGCATTTCAAAAATGCCATTTTATAGTAAGAGCCACTGTTCGGGAGGTTTATGCAATATGGGATCTCAGGTaccctgaaaataaaatgtacctttcttccctcttgCAAAAAATGAAGGATATTCCTGTAGGCTTGGCTGAAAGGCATCAAGGAAATGCCAAGTGTTTGTAACACACTGCACTGAAAAGCTCGTTATAATCAACAAATCCTGGCTTGGTCAATTCCTGCATGtgaaaacacacaggaaagggaaaaaagagatggaaaatagCATGATGGAGGCAAGAAAGACTGAGCTGAAACACCACGGACAGAGAAAGAGAATTTTATGTAATGAATGTTTTCCACCTCATCACCTCCTTCCTGCCCTAAACACCATCACCACCTGTAAGTGCACTCACTAAGCTGGCAAATCCATACACCtccatcatgcctggaaattcAATTCTGCTGAGTTTTCAGCActtttatttaataattctgattttttttcatcttttcagtTTACTTCTTTCCTAACTCATCCTCTTGTGCAGCTCAGTTTATCAATCTTATTTCTCCAAAGTGCTATGGAGGGAGGAACATATAACTCACAACTCAAtaaaatttacagaaaaataaatattttctgcatCCAAGATGAGATGGAGATTGTGTAGGAGGGGAGGAGGCAGGAGGTAGACTTGAAATTGGTGCTTTTGGAAGAGATTTGAGAATTGAGAGTTGGTAACTCAGTACAAAATGGCTGGGGCTCTAAAATGGATTTATCAAGAACTGAAATGCAAAACGCAGGAGGGAACTGTTCGGAAATTGTGGCTGTGCAAGGTGGTTTCAGCAGCACTGGACATCCATGATTGTTTGAAGGTAAACCAATTTACTTACAATTTTATTGCTTGGTAAAAGCCACCAATTGCGCCTTCACCTTTCAAAACCTAGGATAAAGCAAACTTCTCATTTTAGAGGCAGAAGGTCTGTACCAAGAGTTGAGAGATTATTCAACAGCTTTATTCCTTTCCAAGCACTGGTGACTCAGATGTCAAAGAACAGGGACTCCAATGTCAAAGTTATTCTTTTTCTCCTGggtgagagaggctggagggtCTCAGCACTGAGTTCCCGTGAGTGAAGCCTCACCCTGTGCCCAAAGCACAGCTCAGGAGGGACCCTCCTATACCTCCAGACTGTTactataatgaaaatatttctaaataattaaattacaCAGGTTTCATTGCAATCTGTGCCAACAGGTGTCTCTACACCTGCACCCACAGTAGGTAATATATTTAATTCAGGTTCCTGAGGATAATTGCTTGGTAATGTATTTCTTCCAAATTcagggggttttttaataatgaaaattcAGTGATGcttgtcaggaaaaaaaccccaaaccaataaACTGTATTTCTTTATTAACTCAGGTAGCTTTTAAAGGCATATCACCAGGATATCTCCTCAACAGTCAAAAGGAAAGAGggatttcagtgggaatttgtGAGCTGATGTcctgagcagctctgaggaagctgcAGCCCAGTGTGTTCcatcctgtgtcacctgtgtggcACTGATTGATGCTTCTCCAGGTTTAATTGAGGTAGAACATTACATGCTCCTGTTTCTGAGCAggttttgctgctttgctctctAGCACTGTTATGGATAATTAGGTCAGGTTCACTTCTCTTTGACAGCACtgaaatgaataatttttttcagagtaGATGATCACTCTAATACTTCCTATCTAATATCGCTGCCACCTCCAAATCGTGTCCTAATGAGAAAGTTccaggaaacagagaaaaaaaaggtggacATTCAATGATCTAGTGTCTGCTTCTGACCCTGGAAACCCTTATTCATTTAAAGAACTATTACTCATGAGAATTACTGTCCAAGCTTCCAGGAGGCTGAACACAGGAGGGTCGTCCAAGCAGGAACAAACTCTTTTAAACAGAACTATTAAATATGTTAAATCTCTCCTACAGCCCTCCAGAGATTTGGTTTAAAACCATAGACAAGAACACTTCTGTGAACTGGTGATACTGAGAATTATCAGATCCAGAAAATCACATCTTTTCCCATCTCCTGGATAAAAAGATTTTTCCTGCAGACCTCTCTCATTACACACATGGAGTCTGCCACTGCTGTGGTGTCACCAGTTGGGTTTCAAAGCTTTCACAGCCAGGACTCAGCGATCTTTATCACTATAAATTCAGACTCCTGAGACACCAGCAAGAATAATTAGTTACTGGCTTTGTTCAAGTGTCTTCTGCCACACTCTTTGCAGTTCATTTGCCACAAGCGCTCCTGCATAATTACCATATCCACAACTCCTACAGGCATTTCACCTGGGAGGAACTGCCAGCTCAGATGCATCACTCATTTGGCAGGTTTTGTCCGAGATGCCTCAGCAGAAAATATCATTAAATATCccggtgggtgagaggctggacatgccccagcccagaaccccccaagTCCTGGGCTTATCCCCAGCGTGGACAGCAGGAAGGGGGGAATTCTGCCCTGCAGATCTGCCTCCAGGCCTGGGCTCCAGAAGGatatggagctgctggagccagtccagaggacACCACAAATGATTAGAGGgaatggagcagctctgctctggagaaaacctgggagagctgggggtgcccaCCATGGAGAAGCTTCGGAGTGAcgtaattgtggccttccagtacctgaaggagcCAACAAGTAAGATGAAGATACACTATTTATTTACacgggcctggagtgacaggacaagtggGGGATGGATTCAAACTAAAGAAGGGGAGagagtgtccagaggagggacacaAAGATGGTGAAGTGCCTTGAGGAGCATCTGAGGGCACTTGAtctgttcagctggagaagactgaggggAGGCTCAtcgcagttacaacttcctcgtgAGGGAAAGCgaaggggcaggcactgatctctgtggCGGTAACAGGGAAAGGACccgaggctggagctgtgccaggggagggtcaggctggagaTCAGGAAAGGTTCCTTTTCTCCCAGAATTTGTCGCACACTGGaagggctccccagggaatgggcacggccccgaggctgccagagctccaggagtgtttggacaccgctcccagggatgcacagggtgggattgctggggtgtctgtgcagggccaggagttggactgataatctttgtgggtcccttccaactcaggatactCTGTGATTTAGACTGGGTATTAGGAAAGTGacactggatattaggaagaaattcttccctgtgagggtggtgaggccctgaaATAGATTTCGCAGAGAAGCTGTAgctcccccatccctggacGTCTCCAAGGCCACGCTGGCCGGGATTTTGAGCACCCCACTGTAtggatgtgtccctgcccacagtaGGGGAGGGCCGGAATGAgtctccccatccctcccttcccaaagCCGCAGGCGCGGCTCCGCCCCGGCTCGTCACGGGGCCGGAACCAGGAgccgccggagccgccgccgccccgggcccagcgctgccccagcccggtCCGGAGCCGCGCCGCTCCCCCCGGGGCCGCCAGCATGTCCAACATGGAGAGTATCCTCGGGCGGGACCGCGGGCGGGCCGGgagccgccggggccgggccgggccggggggaggTGGCGGTGGCAAACGAGGCCTCCCCGCCGGGAGGAGCCCCCGGGGCGCGGGGAAAGGAGGAGGCGATCCTCCCTCACGGCGGTGGTCGCGGGGCCcgaggggctgcagcagcagcaggacgaGGGCTGGGTGTGACACTggcaggagctgagctctcTGAACCTCGGAATTCTCTTCTAAAGACGAGAAAACCGAGAAGGGATTTCATGTTCCATACCAGTATCTCCAAAGGGTgtcagaggatggtgccaggctTTGTTCAGTGGTGTCTAGCACCAGGATGAGGAacaatggccataaactaaaaaccaagaagttccacctcaacacgaggaagaacttctttccgtggagggggcagagcactggaaccgCTGCCCGGGGGAGTGTGGAGTCTCCGTGTCTGGagacatcccaaacccacctggacgcgttcctgctccaggtgaccttCCAGGGCAagggggttggactgggtgatctcTGGACGTCCCTTCTAACCTCAGTTATTCCGTGATTCTGTGGTTTCACCGCcctgaagggaaaaggaagtGAGTGGGAAGTTCGGTGTCTCTTCCCAAGATGTGATCAGGCGGCCTTGGCTGGGAGTGAGGGGGAGGAGGCAGGACTGTGGTGGATGGAAGGACAGCCCAGTTCCTGAGGCAGAAAACACAATTTATACTAAAAATAGTGCAAATTGTGCGGCAGGGACGACATACGTGTGTATAGACTGGAGTGATGTCAGCAGGGCTGTCCGCCAGACAGCCACCACATCAGCTGTGCTTCCTGCTCTTGCAAAGAATTTACACACAGAGCCCTGTGTGGCCTGACTGAAACTTTCTTGCTGTATAAAACCATCTTAATGCACAGGGGCAGAAAACTCACAGATTCCAGTGGTCTCAGCGTGATTGGAAtgtgcaggcagtgctggcttTGCCAGTTGTCCTGGTATGGACTGACGGTGATTGCTAGAGCAGCTGACTGTGAGTCACAAACCGAGGTGGAAGTTGGGTTCCACTTGGGTTGTGGCACGTTGAGAAAGACAACTCCTTGAAGGGAGGAGCAGGAATGTGCTTCTCAGGGATAGCTGAGCTGAGGAGGTGGCAGATGAGCTGGTTTAATGTCAGGTAAATTCCCCAGCTGAGTAACTGAGGAAGTTACTTCAAAATAAACTGCTCTGCTACTGGTACCTACATTAATAGATCTCCTAAATGCAAAGCCACACCTGTTACCTGTTTGTAGCCTGCTTGTGATGTTTATAGGATAACAAAGACATTCCTAATGTCTCCAGGTTGCTGTCATAGTAAGAGGCATGGCTGGacttcaaagcagaaaacagctCTGGAATAATTTATGTGCTTGAAATATTGAAGAAACCTCAAGTACTCACAATGTTTAGCTTTGTGCTTCCACTTAATTGTTAATTATCTTAGTACCTGGTGCATCTTCCTCTTGAGATAGCACAGGTGGCAGGAAAGAAGCCTACAAACTTCTTTCAAAGTCTTCCATATTGTTTGAGAATGACTGATATTACTTGGAAGCTTTCATCAACAGTATTTTAAGAGAATGTTTTTTGATTGTTATTTTTACAGCACACACTTCATTCTCTGTTAGTAGTAGTCTAGTGCAGTCATTCCAAGTCACTCTTAAGGCTTGTCTTACTGTTTTCTTGGAGCTGTCAGTTTAAGCAGGActtgaatttttgtttttaaaaagtttcttttcctgGCTGAAGTACTCTCTGCCCGAAAGTCACATGATGGAGCTGTTGGAGAGCCCAGGATCACTCACATGAcccagggctgggaaggagctggatgAGCAATTTAAATCCAAGATCCTTCTGGGTCGTAGCTGGCCATGGCCAGCTGAACCAGTTTGCTGTTACACTGGTCATTTGTTGTGTTCAACAGTggctttgggctttttttggatGGCGAGATTCCAGGCAGGTCAGGAAACCACATCATTTCACTGAGAGTCGCAGCTCCcgggtgtgggagtgaaagtaACTGGCAGAGAACCACTCTCAGTTCCTCTTGGGGGGTATTTGGTGGTTGGATTTATCTGTCTGAAGTAGGTTTGGTCCCTTAACTTGCACTGCAGAACACCTGTTTAATTTGAAGTTTGCTGCAAAGGAGCTCAACAGAAACTCCAAAAAATGCGACAaagaagaaaaggctgagaaggCTAAAATTAAGAAGGTAAGTCTGAACCAAGCTTTTTAGGTCTGTTGCTTGCCTGTTAGAGCAGGAAGACATCTGGTGTTTTGTCATTTCCCTGGTGTGCATGCTGATAATCATGTGGTCAATGTTTGTGATTTAAAATATGTGACTATAAATCTTCCTTTGCTTATTAACAAACATGAGCATAAATGCTTGTGTATCCTCATGGCCTGCTGGTGGCGTTTGCTTCCCGAGAGGATCGTCTTGTATGTGCTTGGTAGAGACTATTGTTCTCAGAGTTAAAACCACTTCATGTTTATCAGCTTGTATTAAAAGGACTTGTGGAGAGGAACTTCAAAACAGCTTTTGAGTCCTTGAAGTAGTGAAGAGAGACTGAGTTGATTTGCCTGTATTTTTGCCCATGAGATACAGCTGTACCACCTGTGCCCGTGTTTGTGTCTTGAGACTGAAGATGTTTTCAGGAACAGCAAATTATATTTCTGTAGCTCTGCAAAACTTCCTATTTGAAGTGCATTATTTCCAATGCCTTCCTTGGAAAAAAGTTCGGAGTTCACATCTTGGAAATGTTTGGGATCTAttgtgggaggagggaggggtttgttttctttaatagaAAAAATAGAGTGACTAATTAATGCTTCTTTCAAAATCAAAAGAGACTACACAGAAATCCTGTTTACAAGAGTGGGGAAGGGTAAAGggcttttccttttgtctttccccctttcccaaggCCATTCAGAAGGGGAACATGGAAGTGGCCCGGATCCACGCGGAGAACGCTATCCGCCAGAAGAACCAGGCCATCAACTTCCTGCGCATGAGCGCCCGCGTGGACGCCGTGGCTGCCAGGGTCCAGACTGCCGTCACCATGGGCAAGGTGAGGCCCTCCCCATCCTGCAGGGGCAAGGAGGACGCCTCTCATCTTCTGTGAAGTGACTTCATCCAGCTGGAATGAGCTGGGAACTTTCAGTTTGAGATGTAGCCAAGAGTCAGTTGGGTGCTGGAAatcctctggcagctgctcttTGGATTGTTTGACAAAGACAGTTCTCCCCTTCAAAATACATAAAGTCATGAGGTGGGAGTTGTGATTCCAGAGATCTTTTTTAGCTCAGGTAGTTGTTTAAAGTAAACTGATTTACTGCTCTTCATCTTGAAAGTTTATTGTGACCTGTGGACCAAATGTATCCCTTAACAGCGACAAGTCTCAAGTCTACAGAAATGAATGCCATATAAAGCTCATTTTTAGTGAATTTTGCCTCAGAATGTGTATTTCAAGTGGCTGAGTTAATTTCTAGAGCTTGGAATGGTAGGAGCTATTTAAAATATGACTTTCCAGATGGCAATAGTATGTTCCCTCTTATTTGATGCTGTCAAAGCTCTGTGGACAGAGATAAGAGAGCTGGGTAAGAAGTCACAGAATCGCAGAacaatttgggttggaagggaccaaaaACTCGTCctgttccatcccctgccatggacagggacaacttccactatcccaggttgctccaagccccgtccaacctggccttggacacttccagggatccaggggcagctgtgctctgggcaccctgtgccagcgcctcaccaccctcacaggggaggGTTTGTTCCTAAACTGCTCATTTTTCCCTGTAATAATTCCCTTCCCCTCGTTTCAGGTAACAAAGTCGATGGCAGGGGTGGTGAAGTCTATGGATGCCACATTGAAGAGCATGAACTTGGAAAAGGTAAATAGACTTAATTTTCTTAGAGCTGACACCAAAAGCAGAAGGGACAACAGACACaagttttaaaaagggaaattcAATCAAGAGTTTTCCGGTTGAGATGTATTTTTTCTGTTATCTGAAGATAAGTGATTTGGTTCATATTTTCATAGATATCTGCACTAATGGACAAATTTGAGCATCAGTTTGAGACACTGGATGTTCAGACACAGCAGATGGAAGACACAATGAGCAACACTACAACGTTAACAACACCACAAgtaagaataataaaatatattttaacaaGGTGATCTTAAATTATGTGTCTTAGCTGTTCATTATCAGCATTTGAAACACTCCAGGTGTATGTTTGCAATTCTTTGCAGATAAGTTGAATTCCTTAGAAGCATTATTTACAAGCCAGAGTTCAATTAATGTCATTTTGACTGCTGAGCACCTCTGCTCTTTTGAGTTCATACCTTCTGTGGTTAAGCACAAAACTGTTCTGCTGAAGGTGTTTACCTTTAAATCAGTTTTGTTAAAATAATTCCTGTTCTCTAAAAACCTAACAGGAGAGGTTGTTGGAAAGTCCAACCACAACAAtccatttttgttttcctttagaaCCAGGTGGACATGCTCCTGCAAGAAATGGCAGATGAAGCAGGGTAGGTGAAGTTTCTATTTCTCAAATAAATCTTGGTTCCCACAACCCTTCCTGGTTATAACTTAGGTCAAACACCCTTGTTTTATAACTCTGTCTCttggaagcagagaaaaaccACAATTTTCCTTTTACCTCTGGACATACATGACTTGTCTTAGTAGTGAGTCAAAATTACTCACCAGCTTGTGTAGCTCTGGAGTACAGCATTCATGGGATGCTGTCTCATTATTCCTCTGCTGTCAATTATTGTGCTTCCCCCTTTATCCACCTGTGCCTGACTTGGTGTTTACTCTGTTTTCTCCTGTTAGCCTTGATCTGAACATGGAACTACCTCAAGGACAGACAGGTTCTGTTGGTACAAGCGTTGCCTCAGCAGAGCAGGTAAATTTTGGATTTCAGTGAAGTCATTGTGTTCTGGAGAAATGGGATGTGAGAATTATTGCTTTACTCTGTCAAAACAAAATGCTAAATTATAATTCTTTTCCAGCTGTCCCAAGGAAACTGTGTGGTTAAAAGTCTTGCTGATTTTAGCAATACAGTTGTTAaagggaagggactttaaaagcccatccagtgccaccccctgccatgggcagggacaccttccactatcccaggttgttccaagccctgtccagtctggccttggacacttccagggatccaggggcagccacagcttctctgagcaccctgtaccagggcctccccaccctcacaggggaggATTTCAGCCTCCTTGTCCTATCAAATATTCCACGTTctttgaaaaaaaccacaaaaccccaaacctttctCTACCTAATTTTGTGTTCTGAAACTCCTCCCTCACAGCCATGCTTGAGATCTTAAGCAAATCTTGTTAAGCCATGAGAGAATTTCTCATCAGCTGGACATGAGGTGGCAAAAGTTGCTTTTCCTGTTCCTGATGGATggttttctctttgtgttttcCAACTGTGCAGGATGAGCTGTCACAGAGACTGGCCCGCCTACGTGATCAAGTCTAACTGAACAGAGCTGCAGTTCTTTGGACCTGCTTCCAAATTCCCTGTCTGGAACTAACCCTGCACTCCACTCGAGGTGTAAAACAGTCCAGCTTAGGTGTTTGAATATTTGTAATATAGGGGACTTCACTCCCAGCTTGCTACTCTTTCTGAAATACATTAAGTGACCCAAAAATACCAGCTCTAATGTCCTTTTCTGTACATTTGGAAGTTGATCTATTTTTTGCAAGCTTTTTTCACAAATTCAAGTTGATGTTCTAAGTCAGCTACTAATGGTGGTACATTCTAGTTCCAAGCAAAGCAGAGTGTCAGTgagatatattttaaattaataagtgattttttttaaattatgagaACTGTTCATGGTTGGAGAACTGATGTACCAGTTCAGATGATTGTTGTAGATGATTTCCCTACAGAGCCAATCTCCTGGAACACGCAGGGATGGACAGTGTGGACCTCTTGGAAAATGCACTTGTTGAAACAAATAAGTGGACTTTGAGTTTTTTAGTCTTTAAAAGTTAGGATAAATGTGCTTAAATTAGCAGTTTAGTTCAAAAATGAGTTACCAAAAGCTGATCTCATATAACTGAGGACTTGTGTGGTGGCATCACTTTAGCACAGGaggaataaaatatatttttggacTCTTTGCCAGGTCTGTTGCTGTCTGCAGATAAAACCCCATGATTTGTAATATTCTGGTTGTATGGAGGAGCTAATTTTAGCAATCCCCTTGTATTTCTGCATAATAAGAGAGTCTGGCTGCTCTCAGTAGTTTCAAACTCTTGTTGCAGTTGTAAAGTAAAAAATGGTTGTAGAAATTTGTAGCTGAGACCACTTGTGATGTGTTGTGATAAACAGTGACGTTCACATTCTCTTCCTGACTTTTTTGGGctcatttttgtgttttgtctttGTAGGGGTGAGGGAGGGTGTGGAGCACCAGGCTTGCAATTGATTCTTAATTGCCTGGTGCTTTTCCAGAGTTAGGGAAttgtttaaggaaaaaaaaaatcaactcacTTTTTTATTCAAGCAggattttttcagtgaaaatgtaCAAAAATGACGAAACATTTCAGAGCAGTTTCAGACATTATTTTGAATGTGTTACCCAACTCACTCCAAGGATTGAGCAGGATGTTATGTACTGGAGTAATCAAGGttactgtaaaaataaaataaggaaaataagaTAGACAAAACAACGTGAACTGTTGTGAGATGCTCTCTCACACTGGTGGCTGAACTCAAACCGTGAGTTTAAAATGGGATCTTTTCACTTGTTAGAAAGAAAGTggggttaaaaataaatgtaaacacCTAGAATGTTTCTTCTGTAAACAGGAGAAGTTGGAAGGTGTTTAAAAACCACATCCTGACAGCTGTAGTCTGGCTACAATCCCTTCCAACTATTAAAAAACATCCTAGAAAAGGGAAtatttcctgcattttcttCCCTGGCTGCTTCTGAACAGCGTAACCAAGATGATGGTGTATCTATGCAACCCAGTTACCCAGCTGGGGTGGCTGTGTGTGTGCCTTTGCCTTGCTGGACTTCCTTCagctttttaatttcagttacTTCATATCATGAGAGTGCTGGAAGCTTCCTGCTGTGGAATCGCTCCACACTGGAGTTTACTTGGAGCTGTCCATGAAATACTGAGGA
Protein-coding regions in this window:
- the CHMP1B gene encoding charged multivesicular body protein 1b, whose translation is MSNMEKHLFNLKFAAKELNRNSKKCDKEEKAEKAKIKKAIQKGNMEVARIHAENAIRQKNQAINFLRMSARVDAVAARVQTAVTMGKVTKSMAGVVKSMDATLKSMNLEKISALMDKFEHQFETLDVQTQQMEDTMSNTTTLTTPQNQVDMLLQEMADEAGLDLNMELPQGQTGSVGTSVASAEQDELSQRLARLRDQV